The proteins below are encoded in one region of Paenarthrobacter ilicis:
- a CDS encoding helix-turn-helix transcriptional regulator yields the protein MDNRSEVREFLMTRRARITPEQAGIESFGIRRRVTGLRRDEVARLAGVSVDYYTRLERGNLSGVSDSVLDAIAEALQLDRAEQDHLFDLARTANRGGRVRVKKPGRTMDPALHYFLDSITGAPALVNNNRMDVVAANALGYAMYFDLFQSTTGPANYGRFIFLDPRGREFYPDWNRAANTNVEILRRQAGRFPHDKGIAELVGELSMRSEEFRTLWAAHNVRRHRTGMKTFHHPVVGPLELTYQQLELDEDTGLGITVYPAVPGSSSEEALKLLASWAATENVVEKVTAGSR from the coding sequence ATGGACAACAGGTCTGAAGTGCGGGAGTTCCTGATGACCCGCCGCGCACGCATCACCCCTGAACAGGCAGGGATCGAATCGTTTGGTATCCGACGGCGGGTGACTGGCTTGCGCCGGGACGAAGTGGCCCGCTTGGCCGGAGTCAGCGTCGATTACTACACGCGGTTGGAGCGCGGGAACCTCTCGGGCGTTTCCGACAGTGTGCTGGACGCGATTGCGGAGGCACTCCAACTGGACCGTGCTGAACAGGACCACCTGTTCGATCTGGCGCGCACCGCCAACAGGGGCGGACGCGTGCGGGTCAAGAAGCCGGGCCGCACCATGGACCCGGCGTTGCACTACTTCCTGGACTCCATCACCGGAGCACCGGCACTGGTCAACAACAACAGGATGGACGTGGTGGCCGCCAACGCTTTGGGGTACGCCATGTATTTCGACCTTTTCCAAAGCACAACCGGACCGGCCAACTACGGCCGTTTCATTTTCCTGGACCCACGGGGCCGGGAGTTCTACCCGGACTGGAACCGGGCAGCCAACACCAACGTGGAGATCCTGCGGAGGCAAGCCGGCCGCTTCCCGCATGACAAGGGCATTGCGGAATTGGTGGGCGAGCTGTCCATGCGGAGTGAGGAATTCCGTACCCTCTGGGCGGCCCACAACGTGCGGCGCCACAGGACTGGTATGAAGACCTTCCACCACCCGGTGGTGGGTCCGCTGGAGCTGACGTACCAGCAGCTGGAGCTGGACGAAGACACCGGACTGGGCATCACCGTGTACCCGGCCGTTCCGGGGAGCAGCAGCGAGGAAGCCCTGAAGCTGCTGGCGTCCTGGGCGGCTACGGAGAACGTGGTGGAAAAGGTGACGGCGGGCTCCCGTTGA
- a CDS encoding MFS transporter, with translation MPANASTATGSARSADTPPASHWGGVFAMSFGAFAVVASEFLPVSLLTPMARDLQVSEGMVGQGIAISGLFAVITSLSVSSLAGKLNRKALLMGFAALMGASGALIALAPGYLPFMVGRALIGVVIGGFWSMSAATAIRLVAAPRVPRALAIVNGGNALATVLAAPLGSYLGSFIGWRGAFLCLVPISIICCVWLWISLPSLAAPPQAPKAREIFTIFSALKNTTVAWGMAACGTFFMGQFILFTYIRPFLETVTRVDVTQVSLVLLVLGVSGFAGTVVIGRFLGSRMYATLMVIPALMALIAGALIPLGSVFAAVVVLLAFWGLLGTAAPVGWWSWVAQAMPHNAEQGGGLMVAVVQTCIALGSIIGGLLFDSMGFQSAFLASAAVLVVASLLAAQTRRAAVGSSAGVGSRG, from the coding sequence ATGCCAGCGAACGCCAGCACTGCCACCGGCTCCGCGCGCAGCGCCGATACGCCGCCTGCCAGTCACTGGGGTGGTGTCTTTGCGATGTCCTTTGGGGCTTTTGCGGTAGTGGCTTCCGAATTCCTCCCGGTCAGCCTGCTCACCCCCATGGCCCGCGACCTCCAGGTCTCGGAGGGCATGGTGGGGCAGGGCATCGCAATCTCGGGGCTGTTTGCCGTCATAACCAGCCTTTCTGTCTCGTCTTTGGCGGGCAAACTGAACCGCAAAGCGTTGCTGATGGGATTCGCAGCCCTCATGGGAGCCTCGGGCGCTTTGATCGCCTTGGCGCCCGGTTACCTGCCGTTCATGGTGGGGCGCGCGTTGATCGGCGTTGTTATTGGGGGTTTCTGGTCCATGTCCGCCGCCACGGCCATCCGGTTGGTTGCCGCTCCACGGGTACCCCGGGCCCTGGCGATCGTGAACGGCGGAAATGCGCTTGCCACGGTTTTGGCCGCTCCTTTGGGCAGCTATCTGGGCTCGTTTATAGGGTGGCGGGGAGCTTTCCTCTGCCTGGTACCCATCTCGATCATTTGCTGTGTGTGGCTGTGGATTTCCCTGCCCTCCCTGGCCGCGCCGCCGCAGGCGCCCAAGGCACGGGAAATCTTCACGATCTTCTCTGCCCTGAAAAACACAACGGTCGCCTGGGGCATGGCCGCGTGCGGCACGTTCTTCATGGGCCAATTCATCCTCTTCACCTATATCCGCCCCTTCTTGGAGACCGTCACCCGGGTGGACGTCACCCAAGTGTCCTTGGTGTTGCTGGTACTGGGGGTTTCCGGGTTTGCGGGAACAGTGGTGATAGGCCGGTTCCTGGGCTCCAGGATGTACGCCACCCTCATGGTGATTCCGGCACTTATGGCCTTGATCGCCGGAGCCCTCATTCCCCTGGGCTCCGTCTTCGCCGCGGTGGTGGTCCTGCTGGCCTTCTGGGGCCTGCTGGGCACGGCCGCTCCCGTGGGTTGGTGGAGCTGGGTGGCCCAGGCAATGCCCCACAATGCTGAGCAGGGCGGCGGCTTGATGGTGGCCGTGGTCCAAACCTGCATAGCCCTGGGATCCATCATTGGGGGCCTCCTGTTCGATTCCATGGGGTTCCAGAGCGCCTTCCTCGCCAGTGCTGCAGTGCTGGTTGTTGCCTCGTTGCTGGCTGCCCAAACCCGACGCGCCGCCGTCGGGTCATCAGCCGGGGTAGGCAGCCGTGGCTGA
- a CDS encoding isocitrate lyase/PEP mutase family protein has product MTEANTASRATQLKALHQAPEILQVVNVWDAISASAVAALPETKAIATAGHSIAASYGYADGSMPLDVALSGIERIVNAVDLPVTADLDDGYQDPAETIRRAIGIGVVGANVEDRLRPFDESVARVQAIVKAAEAEGIDFQLNARTDAIVRGGDRPIQESIDDAIARGRAFLDAGAALVFVPGALNRDLIEPLVEALGRGKISVIGAPGAAAAAELQELGVARVSYGPFTQRVALRALQDLASDLYGTGVIPKDTPALN; this is encoded by the coding sequence ATGACTGAAGCCAACACCGCCAGCCGCGCCACGCAGCTCAAGGCCCTTCACCAGGCCCCAGAGATCCTGCAGGTGGTCAACGTTTGGGATGCCATCAGCGCATCCGCAGTGGCAGCCCTCCCGGAGACCAAGGCAATTGCCACTGCCGGGCACTCCATTGCGGCCTCCTATGGCTACGCCGACGGGTCCATGCCCCTTGATGTCGCCCTCAGCGGAATCGAGAGGATCGTCAACGCCGTTGACCTTCCGGTCACTGCAGACCTCGACGACGGGTACCAGGATCCGGCTGAAACCATCCGGCGCGCTATTGGAATCGGAGTTGTGGGCGCCAACGTGGAAGACCGCCTGCGCCCCTTCGACGAATCCGTGGCCCGCGTCCAGGCCATTGTTAAGGCTGCTGAGGCAGAGGGCATCGATTTCCAGTTGAACGCCCGGACCGATGCCATTGTCCGTGGTGGGGACCGTCCCATCCAGGAAAGCATCGACGATGCGATTGCCCGCGGCCGCGCATTCCTCGACGCCGGCGCAGCGCTGGTCTTCGTGCCCGGCGCCCTGAACCGCGACCTCATTGAGCCGCTGGTTGAAGCACTGGGCCGGGGCAAAATCTCCGTGATCGGCGCCCCGGGGGCTGCCGCTGCGGCTGAGCTGCAGGAACTCGGGGTGGCACGCGTCTCCTACGGCCCGTTCACCCAGCGCGTGGCCCTGCGCGCCTTGCAGGATCTGGCCTCCGATTTGTATGGCACGGGCGTTATCCCCAAGGACACTCCTGCACTTAACTAG
- a CDS encoding LLM class flavin-dependent oxidoreductase, with protein MPSADHPLTKLGFLTIGLFDPRDPAAGHQSTLEIIELGEKLGFDSAWLRHRHLQFGISSPVAVMAAASQRTSRIELGTAVTPLGWENPLRLAEDLATVDLLSGGRVNPGLSVGEPMNFDTVKHELYPGSADQEDFSYGRVERFARLVAGDKIREFSGKQGVVEEFSNRVEPHSPGLRNRLWYGAGSMKSAVWAGENNFNLLSSSVIFPGPGEDPDFAAVQQAQIRAFREAAAAQGRHRARVSQGLVVIPTDSATAAQREKYQRYVDQRTPRTREPQGPKGMLFAQDLIGTSAEIAEQLYAHKGFQEVDEVAFALPFSFDHEDYVQILTDIAGSLGPALGWKPSA; from the coding sequence ATGCCCAGCGCAGACCACCCGTTGACCAAACTCGGGTTCCTCACCATCGGCTTGTTTGATCCCCGGGACCCCGCAGCCGGCCACCAGTCAACGCTGGAAATCATTGAGCTCGGGGAAAAACTCGGGTTCGACAGTGCTTGGTTGCGCCACCGGCACCTTCAGTTCGGCATCTCCTCCCCCGTAGCCGTGATGGCCGCAGCAAGCCAGCGCACGTCCAGGATCGAGTTGGGCACGGCGGTGACGCCCCTTGGCTGGGAAAACCCGTTGCGCTTGGCAGAGGATCTGGCCACCGTGGACCTGCTGTCCGGTGGCCGTGTCAATCCCGGCCTCAGTGTTGGCGAGCCGATGAACTTCGACACCGTCAAACATGAGCTGTACCCCGGGTCCGCGGACCAAGAGGACTTCAGCTACGGACGGGTGGAGCGGTTTGCCCGCTTGGTTGCCGGTGACAAGATCAGGGAATTCTCCGGCAAGCAGGGCGTGGTGGAGGAGTTTTCCAACCGCGTGGAGCCGCACTCTCCCGGCCTTCGGAACCGGCTTTGGTACGGTGCCGGAAGCATGAAATCGGCGGTGTGGGCCGGAGAAAACAATTTCAACCTGCTCTCCAGCAGCGTGATTTTCCCCGGCCCTGGGGAGGACCCGGACTTCGCGGCCGTCCAGCAGGCCCAGATCCGCGCCTTCCGGGAAGCGGCCGCAGCACAGGGCCGCCACAGGGCCAGGGTGTCGCAGGGGCTGGTGGTGATCCCCACGGATTCCGCCACTGCAGCCCAACGCGAAAAGTATCAACGCTATGTGGACCAGCGCACGCCCAGGACACGCGAACCGCAGGGTCCCAAGGGCATGCTCTTTGCGCAGGACCTTATTGGCACCAGCGCCGAAATAGCTGAGCAGCTTTATGCCCACAAAGGGTTCCAGGAAGTGGATGAGGTGGCCTTCGCGCTTCCTTTCAGCTTCGACCATGAGGATTACGTGCAAATACTGACCGACATTGCCGGTTCATTGGGTCCGGCGCTGGGGTGGAAGCCATCCGCATAG
- a CDS encoding LssY C-terminal domain-containing protein: MFKAPTKGVTDSWLDHAFFVLGGIAAIWLAFLLVGESFQLGWGQVWFYVLFWAFLAYLLLPRLHRILTAVYVPGYFIGRARTSDGLLGDPVNLALLGGEPQIHAIMESAGWTKADDVTFASSRRIVNSTIFRRSYAEAPVSPLYLFDRQQDFAYQQEVDNNPGKRHHVRFWRCPEGWLLPGGHKVDWLAAGTYDRSVGFSLFTLQITHKIEQNTDVERDHIVASVSAAEPAVSVEIIEDFSTGYHSRNGGGDSISTDGDLPIVDARRVATAADILPHSTDSRDRRPAPILVGALLVAARSVAAFILALTLLTSGGDVDGLVLDGSTDAESATAAIAFVGIFMLVFGLGEVFLAWRVLLGSNGARVIAMALSSLSIAVQALDYFTGAANLTLEAGLTGLAADILVLLALSSERARIYAKRRRIPAVPASVTIRRVQSKA, encoded by the coding sequence ATGTTCAAGGCACCAACCAAGGGAGTCACTGACAGCTGGCTGGACCACGCATTCTTTGTCCTGGGAGGGATTGCCGCGATCTGGCTGGCATTCCTGCTGGTGGGCGAGAGCTTCCAGTTGGGCTGGGGCCAGGTGTGGTTCTACGTGCTGTTCTGGGCGTTCCTTGCCTATCTGTTGCTGCCCAGGCTCCACCGGATCCTCACTGCGGTTTACGTTCCCGGCTATTTCATCGGCCGGGCCCGGACCAGCGACGGCCTCCTGGGTGACCCGGTGAACCTTGCACTTCTGGGCGGGGAACCGCAGATCCACGCCATCATGGAATCAGCGGGATGGACCAAGGCGGACGACGTCACGTTCGCCAGCAGCCGGAGGATCGTCAACTCCACCATTTTCCGGCGCAGCTACGCCGAAGCGCCCGTGAGCCCCCTGTACCTGTTTGATCGCCAGCAGGACTTCGCTTACCAACAGGAAGTGGACAACAACCCGGGCAAACGCCACCACGTCCGCTTTTGGCGCTGCCCGGAGGGGTGGCTCCTGCCCGGAGGCCACAAAGTGGATTGGCTGGCGGCCGGCACGTACGATCGCAGCGTCGGGTTCAGCCTGTTCACGCTCCAGATCACCCACAAGATTGAACAGAACACGGATGTGGAGCGGGACCACATTGTTGCCTCCGTTTCGGCCGCGGAACCTGCGGTGTCCGTTGAGATCATCGAGGATTTTTCCACCGGGTACCACTCCCGGAACGGCGGCGGGGACTCGATTTCCACCGATGGTGATTTGCCCATTGTTGATGCCCGCCGTGTCGCGACGGCCGCGGACATCCTGCCCCACAGTACTGACAGCCGGGACAGGCGGCCCGCCCCCATCCTGGTGGGTGCGTTGTTGGTGGCGGCACGGTCTGTGGCGGCATTCATCCTGGCGTTGACCCTGCTGACATCCGGTGGGGACGTTGACGGCCTTGTCCTGGACGGCTCGACGGATGCGGAAAGCGCGACGGCGGCCATCGCCTTTGTGGGCATCTTCATGCTGGTGTTCGGGTTGGGTGAGGTTTTCCTGGCGTGGCGCGTCCTGCTGGGCAGCAACGGTGCACGGGTGATCGCGATGGCCCTCAGCTCGCTCTCCATCGCGGTGCAGGCCCTTGACTACTTCACCGGAGCAGCCAACCTGACCCTGGAGGCCGGTCTGACCGGGCTGGCTGCGGACATCCTTGTGCTCCTGGCATTGTCCAGTGAGCGGGCCAGGATTTATGCCAAGCGGCGGCGCATCCCTGCAGTGCCGGCCTCCGTGACAATTCGCCGGGTGCAATCCAAGGCTTAA
- a CDS encoding NAD-dependent epimerase/dehydratase family protein produces MKIVVIGGSGHIGSFLVPRLVRAGHEVITITRGNASPYIDAPELAHVRQVTADRQQEDLAGTFGDRVAELGADVVIDLVCFTLDSATALVQRLRGEVGHLLHCGSIWRYGASLKLPLSEDTMDFAQEPLDDYGIQKRAVARMLKDETASGGLVTTSLHPGHIVGPGWLPIGPLGNLEPDVWWTISAGRPLQVPGNGTELMHHVHADDVAQAFEKAVDARDAASGEDFNIVAPSALTVRGYAEMAAAWFGQKPQLETLTWEEFRRTTTPEIADTSWAHLSRNHCFSIEKAKTLLGYAPRYQPEEAVLESLQWLVGNGRVRVEGGTLHVQGTNQGSH; encoded by the coding sequence ATGAAAATCGTTGTGATCGGCGGCAGTGGCCACATTGGATCCTTCCTTGTGCCCCGCTTGGTCCGTGCAGGCCACGAGGTCATCACCATCACCCGTGGAAATGCCTCGCCATACATCGACGCCCCCGAGCTGGCGCACGTCCGCCAGGTCACGGCGGACCGCCAGCAGGAGGACCTGGCCGGAACCTTTGGTGACAGGGTGGCGGAGCTGGGTGCCGACGTCGTGATTGACCTGGTGTGCTTCACGCTGGACTCGGCCACCGCACTGGTGCAACGGCTCCGCGGCGAGGTGGGTCACCTGCTGCACTGCGGCTCCATCTGGAGGTACGGTGCCAGCCTGAAGCTGCCGCTGTCCGAGGACACCATGGACTTCGCACAAGAACCGCTCGATGACTACGGCATCCAAAAGCGGGCCGTCGCCCGGATGCTGAAGGATGAAACAGCCTCCGGTGGATTGGTCACCACGTCCCTGCACCCCGGCCACATAGTGGGTCCCGGTTGGCTTCCCATCGGCCCCCTGGGAAACCTGGAGCCGGACGTGTGGTGGACCATTTCCGCCGGCCGTCCCCTGCAGGTTCCCGGCAATGGAACTGAACTGATGCACCACGTCCACGCCGACGACGTTGCGCAGGCATTCGAAAAAGCCGTCGACGCGCGGGACGCCGCCTCCGGGGAAGACTTCAACATTGTTGCGCCTTCAGCGCTGACTGTCCGGGGATACGCCGAAATGGCGGCTGCCTGGTTCGGGCAAAAGCCGCAGCTGGAGACACTGACGTGGGAGGAATTCCGCAGGACCACCACGCCGGAGATTGCCGACACCAGCTGGGCCCATCTGTCCCGCAACCACTGCTTCAGTATTGAGAAGGCCAAAACCCTGCTGGGCTATGCGCCGCGCTATCAGCCGGAGGAAGCGGTGCTGGAGTCGCTGCAGTGGCTTGTTGGGAACGGCAGGGTCCGGGTGGAGGGGGGAACGCTGCATGTTCAAGGCACCAACCAAGGGAGTCACTGA
- the aztD gene encoding zinc metallochaperone AztD, whose protein sequence is MRDPYMLRQKTTRWGGVALIAGMTLLASACANSTPAATPETGSAAAADAQGRVAVSYPGGISVLDGKTLEVVKKFDSEEFTRLNAAGDGRHVFVTTKAGFQLLDTVEPKLTDLRVDATAAGHVVRHAGNTVLFDDGTGTTTILKTGDLAAADNAVPATQTYTADSPHHGVSIVLKDGKLITTLGDKTSRSGAQALESHGDHWDKVAESKECPGIHGEGTAADEAVIFGCEDGALLYHHGKFEKFTAPDKYGRMGNAFVSETSPIVVGDYKTDPDAEGYLLNSVALIDTEKHTFNVVKLPDTVQYTFRDVARGPGDLAYILSTNGSIHVMDPKDGKIVNEFPVIKAWEGPSEWQDAHPAITVKGNTAYVTEPAAKAVHSVDLTTGKVTGTSTLDVVPNEIAITLGGH, encoded by the coding sequence ATGAGGGACCCATACATGCTCCGCCAAAAAACAACCCGATGGGGAGGCGTCGCACTGATCGCCGGGATGACACTCCTGGCCTCGGCCTGCGCCAACAGCACCCCGGCCGCAACGCCGGAAACGGGCAGCGCAGCAGCAGCTGACGCCCAAGGACGCGTGGCCGTCTCCTACCCCGGGGGCATCAGCGTGCTGGACGGAAAAACACTGGAGGTTGTGAAGAAGTTCGACTCCGAGGAATTCACCAGGCTCAACGCTGCCGGAGACGGACGCCACGTTTTTGTCACCACCAAGGCAGGTTTCCAACTGCTGGACACCGTTGAGCCCAAGCTCACCGATCTCCGCGTGGACGCAACAGCTGCCGGCCACGTTGTCCGGCATGCGGGCAACACCGTCCTCTTCGACGACGGCACCGGCACCACCACCATCCTGAAGACCGGGGATCTGGCCGCAGCGGACAATGCCGTGCCCGCAACGCAGACGTACACGGCGGACAGCCCCCACCACGGAGTGTCCATTGTGTTGAAGGATGGAAAGCTGATCACCACACTGGGGGACAAGACATCCCGCAGCGGCGCCCAGGCACTGGAATCCCACGGCGATCACTGGGACAAGGTAGCCGAAAGCAAGGAATGCCCTGGCATCCATGGCGAAGGAACGGCGGCGGATGAAGCCGTGATCTTTGGCTGCGAAGACGGTGCACTCCTCTACCACCACGGAAAGTTTGAGAAGTTCACGGCTCCGGACAAGTACGGACGCATGGGCAACGCGTTTGTCTCCGAGACCAGCCCCATTGTGGTGGGCGACTACAAGACGGACCCTGACGCCGAAGGCTACCTCCTGAACTCGGTGGCACTCATCGATACCGAAAAGCACACCTTCAACGTGGTGAAGCTCCCGGACACCGTGCAGTACACCTTCCGGGATGTCGCCCGCGGCCCCGGAGACCTCGCCTACATCCTCTCCACCAACGGATCCATCCACGTCATGGATCCCAAGGACGGCAAAATCGTCAACGAATTCCCCGTGATCAAAGCCTGGGAGGGCCCCTCCGAATGGCAGGACGCCCACCCGGCCATCACGGTCAAGGGCAACACCGCGTACGTCACGGAGCCCGCAGCCAAGGCGGTCCATTCGGTGGATCTGACCACCGGCAAGGTCACGGGCACCTCCACATTGGACGTTGTGCCCAACGAAATCGCCATCACGCTGGGCGGTCACTGA
- the aztC gene encoding zinc ABC transporter substrate-binding protein AztC has protein sequence MRRAAALALTVLAALTFSGCSAPGSTGKPQVVVTTNILGDVTREVLGDQVEVTTLMQPNADPHSFEISAQQAASMGRADLVVSNGLGLEEGLQQHLDRASAAGAPALVAGEVIDVVPYSSGDAEGVADPHFWTDPAAMLKVVDALESKARSIKGIDTARLAASAAAYKDKLSRLDAEMTGTFAAIPKERRALVTNHHVFGYLAQRFDFTVVGAVIPGGTTLAAPSAADLRQLSEAIRNAGVPSIFADSSQPDRLVQVLASEAGVNVRVVELFTESLTGPDGGAPTYLDMMRANTERIATGLKA, from the coding sequence ATGAGGCGGGCTGCAGCGCTGGCGTTGACCGTTCTGGCGGCGCTCACCTTTTCGGGGTGCTCTGCTCCCGGGAGCACCGGCAAACCGCAGGTGGTGGTCACCACCAACATCCTGGGGGACGTCACGCGGGAGGTGCTGGGCGATCAGGTGGAGGTGACCACATTGATGCAACCCAACGCCGACCCGCATTCGTTCGAGATTTCCGCCCAGCAAGCAGCCTCCATGGGGCGCGCGGACCTGGTGGTTTCCAACGGGCTTGGCCTGGAGGAAGGACTGCAACAGCACTTGGACAGGGCCTCCGCAGCGGGTGCCCCCGCCCTGGTGGCAGGTGAGGTGATCGACGTCGTGCCTTACAGCTCCGGCGACGCGGAAGGCGTTGCCGATCCGCACTTCTGGACCGATCCGGCCGCCATGCTGAAAGTTGTTGACGCCCTGGAGTCCAAGGCCCGCAGCATCAAGGGAATCGACACTGCGCGCCTTGCTGCCAGCGCCGCGGCCTACAAGGACAAGCTCTCACGGCTGGACGCGGAGATGACAGGGACCTTTGCCGCGATTCCCAAAGAACGCCGGGCCCTGGTCACCAACCACCATGTGTTCGGCTACCTGGCCCAGCGATTCGACTTCACAGTGGTTGGAGCCGTGATCCCCGGCGGGACAACCCTGGCTGCGCCGAGTGCTGCCGATCTTCGGCAGCTCAGCGAGGCCATCCGGAACGCCGGAGTACCCAGTATTTTTGCCGACTCATCGCAGCCGGACCGATTGGTCCAGGTCCTGGCCAGCGAGGCTGGCGTCAACGTCAGGGTGGTGGAACTGTTCACCGAATCCCTGACGGGACCCGACGGCGGCGCTCCAACCTACCTGGACATGATGCGGGCAAATACCGAACGCATCGCCACGGGCCTGAAGGCCTGA
- a CDS encoding ABC transporter, translating to MKLRTPAAALALLFLTACAGTDAPQTAPQTAAGQDSPAPSGTGHGAVAGAAEVAEPQLHLVSIDTQGKASMLDLLTGKDSLLGAVDPPDSVSTDGRYVFAANSTGVDVVDSGAWTWDHVDHFHYYRAEAKNIGKVAGSGTATVATGMLSTAGTTGIFFPGSGEAVLVDNQALSTGEISEKLRIKTPPHQGLIAPLGEGAVVTEANSAGQPARVRALDAGGKELVTADCPAAAGTITTRVGVVIGCADGALIATTDGSTPVLEKVAYPEGAAAPATTFNGRKGRPTVAGLGSDAGVWLLNTRQRTWDWLPTQVPVLAAAAVDDAEHHVVVVGADGTVQVYDAGTKQPASVTKPLLESTLADPAMKGAVDVTVDAQRAYVNAPAEGVVHEIDYADDARVARTLTLPTQPVHLMETGR from the coding sequence ATGAAACTCCGAACACCTGCGGCCGCACTGGCTCTCCTTTTCCTGACGGCCTGCGCCGGCACGGATGCACCACAAACAGCACCACAAACAGCGGCCGGGCAGGACAGCCCCGCGCCCTCCGGAACCGGTCACGGCGCAGTGGCCGGGGCGGCGGAAGTCGCGGAGCCGCAGCTGCACCTGGTGTCGATCGATACGCAGGGGAAAGCTTCCATGCTGGACCTCCTCACCGGAAAGGATTCGCTGCTGGGCGCAGTGGATCCCCCTGACAGTGTCAGTACGGACGGCCGGTACGTCTTTGCCGCGAACAGTACGGGTGTTGACGTGGTGGACAGCGGGGCGTGGACCTGGGACCACGTGGATCACTTCCACTACTACCGGGCTGAAGCGAAAAACATTGGGAAGGTGGCCGGCAGCGGGACTGCCACCGTTGCCACAGGCATGCTGTCCACGGCCGGAACAACGGGGATCTTCTTCCCTGGCTCCGGCGAGGCAGTCCTGGTGGACAACCAGGCGCTGTCCACCGGAGAGATTTCCGAGAAGCTGAGGATCAAAACACCGCCTCATCAGGGATTGATCGCGCCCCTTGGCGAGGGGGCAGTGGTCACGGAGGCAAACAGTGCGGGCCAACCGGCGCGCGTTCGCGCCCTGGATGCCGGCGGCAAGGAACTGGTTACCGCCGATTGCCCGGCGGCGGCTGGAACCATCACCACCAGGGTGGGAGTGGTGATCGGTTGTGCCGATGGCGCCTTGATTGCCACCACCGATGGGTCAACGCCGGTCCTGGAGAAGGTGGCATACCCGGAGGGCGCTGCGGCCCCGGCCACCACATTCAATGGAAGGAAGGGCCGGCCCACGGTTGCCGGGCTGGGTTCCGATGCTGGTGTCTGGCTGCTGAATACCCGCCAGCGGACCTGGGATTGGCTGCCCACCCAGGTTCCCGTGCTGGCCGCTGCGGCGGTGGACGACGCCGAACACCACGTGGTGGTGGTAGGTGCGGACGGCACCGTCCAGGTGTACGACGCCGGGACCAAACAGCCCGCGTCCGTCACCAAACCGCTCCTGGAGTCCACGCTGGCGGACCCCGCCATGAAAGGCGCGGTGGACGTGACGGTGGACGCGCAGCGTGCCTACGTCAACGCACCCGCTGAAGGTGTTGTGCATGAGATCGATTACGCCGATGACGCGCGGGTTGCCCGGACCTTGACCCTGCCCACCCAGCCCGTCCATCTGATGGAGACAGGACGATGA
- the aztB gene encoding zinc ABC transporter permease AztB produces MHWLIEPFTADFVLRALLGGTLVAIICGVVGTWVVIRGMAFLGEAIGHGMLPGVALATIAGAPAILGGAVSAVVMSALISLLQRRGRLSYDTSIGLLFVSMLSLGVIIVSHSRSFATDATAMLFGDILALEGADVAGLLIAVLVTVTIAGVLHRSFVAAAFDSRIATTLGLRPQLAQLALVGLVTLAVVSSYQAVGTLLVVGLLLAPAVAAAPWTRSIPARMVAAATFGMVAVVVGLLCSWYAGTAAGASIAMAAVLLAAISSAVARLAVGRGRQDQSRPEPVSPSPVLTSAIPTGK; encoded by the coding sequence GTGCACTGGCTAATCGAACCCTTCACCGCCGACTTCGTCCTCCGGGCGTTGCTGGGCGGCACCCTTGTAGCGATCATTTGCGGCGTGGTGGGGACGTGGGTGGTGATCCGCGGGATGGCCTTCCTGGGTGAAGCGATCGGCCATGGCATGCTTCCCGGCGTCGCCCTGGCAACCATCGCCGGCGCACCCGCAATCCTCGGAGGGGCGGTCAGCGCCGTCGTCATGAGCGCATTGATCAGCCTGCTGCAGCGGCGCGGCCGCCTGTCCTACGACACCAGCATCGGCTTGCTCTTCGTCTCAATGCTCTCCCTGGGGGTGATCATTGTGTCCCACTCGCGCTCCTTCGCCACGGATGCCACCGCAATGCTCTTCGGCGACATCCTGGCCCTGGAGGGGGCCGACGTGGCCGGGCTGCTCATTGCGGTGCTGGTCACCGTGACGATTGCCGGGGTTTTGCACCGCAGCTTTGTGGCCGCGGCGTTCGACTCCCGCATCGCCACAACCCTGGGACTTAGGCCCCAGCTGGCCCAGCTGGCCCTGGTGGGTCTGGTGACCCTGGCAGTCGTCTCCTCCTACCAAGCAGTTGGAACCCTGCTGGTGGTGGGACTCCTGCTGGCGCCGGCAGTTGCTGCGGCTCCGTGGACACGCAGCATCCCCGCCCGGATGGTGGCCGCCGCAACATTTGGCATGGTCGCCGTCGTCGTGGGCCTGCTGTGCTCCTGGTACGCGGGCACCGCCGCCGGCGCCTCGATCGCCATGGCGGCAGTGCTGCTGGCAGCCATCTCCTCGGCTGTGGCCCGCCTGGCAGTGGGGCGCGGCAGGCAGGACCAGAGCCGACCGGAGCCCGTTTCGCCTTCCCCGGTCCTGACTTCCGCAATTCCCACTGGAAAGTAG